The nucleotide sequence TGTTTTTCCTTATAGTCCCCTTTATAAGTGCTTGTACTATGTTGCAGGCGCAAGTTACAAAGAAAACCCTGACATGGGATGATGTGGTAAGCTGGAAACAGATTACCGATAAAGCTGTTTCGGATAACGGGAAATGGGTATTCTGTAAAATGGCACCGTGGCGTGGTGATGCTACCGTTTATTTGTATAATGAAATGGGAGAGGAGAAGGCTACGTTTCAATCGGCAGAAGGGGCTTCCTTTTCATCTTCTTCTCAGTTTTTAGTTGTTACAGAGAAGCCTGCACTTAAGGTTACGGAAGAGCTTAAACTGAAAAAGACCAAAGAAGAGAATATGCCGATGAATAAGCTTGTGATTTATAATCTGCAGGCTAACGAAAAAGAGGTTATCGATTCAATAAGGTCCTTTAAATTGTCGGAAACGGCCGATTGGCTTGCCTATCAGCGAGGAAGTAAAGCGGATTCTGCGCTCTATGTCCGCGCGTTGGATGGTTCTAAAACTGTTTCATTTGCTACGGTTACAGATTTTGGTTTTGCAAAGAAAGGGAATGTTTTATTCTATACCTCTGCCGGATCTGATAAACAAGAGAAGAAGGAAACAGCTGGCTTGTTTACTTACGCTCCCGAAAATGGCAGTACCCTGCTTTATGATGGTAAAGGCGTTTTTAAAAATGTATCTTTCGATGAGAAAGGAGATAAATTAGCTTTTCTTTATTGTGCCGACAAAGATTCTGCTGCTACAGGTCTTTCTCTCTATATTTCGGAAAAGAATGCCATGGCTCGTTTAATAGCGGACCGTAAAAATTCTGCGTTCCCGGCTGGGTGGGTGATTAGTGAAAACGAAAATATTCGTTTTTCTGCTAATTCAGGTCGTTTATTTTTTGGTACTGCTCCCGAACCGAAGCAAAAGGATACGACGATGTTGTCCGAAAACCGGCCCAATGTACAGGTTTGGAACTGGAATGAAGGAGTGCAGTATACACAACAGCTAAATGACAAAGCGAAAGAGTTGAAGAGGACTTACACGGCTGTCTTTAACCTTAAGAGCAATAAGATCTATCAACTGGCAACAATCGATATGCCCGATTTGAAAGTAGCGGACGAAGGAAATGCTCCGCTTGCTTTGCTCACTTCCTCGAAGGCTTACGAAAAAGAAAGCATGTGGAAGGGTAGCAACCGGGTGGATATTTACCGGATAAATATGGACAATGGGATTCGTGTGCAGATTAAGAGTGCAGCCAACAGTTCGATGCAATTATCGCCAAAAGGGTATTATGCTTACTGGTATAGTGCTCAGGATAGTTCCTGGTATACGTACGGAATGGACAGCGGAAAGGAATACCGTCTCACTACGCCCGGCAGTTTTACTGCATGGGATGAGGATAATGATGTGCCCGATTATCCCAGTCCGTATGGTTTGGCAGGTTGGACAACGGACGACAAGGCGCTGCTTATTTACGACCGCTATGATATCTGGCGATTTGATCCTTCGGCAGTGAAAGCTCCCGTAAACCTTACCGTAAACGGAAAGAAGGAAAAACTTACCTATCGTAGGGTAAAATTGGATACAGAAGAGAAGTCGGTCGACAGTAACAAAGACCAGTTCCTTACAAGCTTCAATGAATCAACCAAAGGCTCCGGCTATTATAATACGCGTTTCACGGCCCCCGCAGTACCCGGGGAGTTGCTTGCGGGTAACTTTATGCTGCAAACTCCCTTAAAAGCAAAGAAGGCGGATGTGGTGCTGTATACTACCGAAACATTCGGACAGTATCCTGATTTACAGTTGGCCGATCTCGGTTTTAAGAAGAGTGTGCAACTTACGCACGGAGCTGATCAGCAGGCTGGT is from uncultured Macellibacteroides sp. and encodes:
- a CDS encoding prolyl oligopeptidase family serine peptidase; protein product: MLQAQVTKKTLTWDDVVSWKQITDKAVSDNGKWVFCKMAPWRGDATVYLYNEMGEEKATFQSAEGASFSSSSQFLVVTEKPALKVTEELKLKKTKEENMPMNKLVIYNLQANEKEVIDSIRSFKLSETADWLAYQRGSKADSALYVRALDGSKTVSFATVTDFGFAKKGNVLFYTSAGSDKQEKKETAGLFTYAPENGSTLLYDGKGVFKNVSFDEKGDKLAFLYCADKDSAATGLSLYISEKNAMARLIADRKNSAFPAGWVISENENIRFSANSGRLFFGTAPEPKQKDTTMLSENRPNVQVWNWNEGVQYTQQLNDKAKELKRTYTAVFNLKSNKIYQLATIDMPDLKVADEGNAPLALLTSSKAYEKESMWKGSNRVDIYRINMDNGIRVQIKSAANSSMQLSPKGYYAYWYSAQDSSWYTYGMDSGKEYRLTTPGSFTAWDEDNDVPDYPSPYGLAGWTTDDKALLIYDRYDIWRFDPSAVKAPVNLTVNGKKEKLTYRRVKLDTEEKSVDSNKDQFLTSFNESTKGSGYYNTRFTAPAVPGELLAGNFMLQTPLKAKKADVVLYTTETFGQYPDLQLADLGFKKSVQLTHGADQQAGFNWGTAELVTWTSLDGRPLEGVVYKPENFDPSKKYPVIVNFYERNAETLYSYRMPEAHRSTIDYHFYTSNGYIVFNPDIRYKDGYPGESCFNSVMPGIASLIEKGYVNEKAIAAQGHSWGGYQVAYLATRTNLFAAIESGAPVVNMLSAYGGIRWSTGLNRSFQYEHGQSRIGGTIWDTPLRYMENSPLLTMDKVQTPILIMHNDNDGHVPWYQGIEYFVALKRLQKPAWLLNYTGEVHWPSRLANKIDFQKRMYQFFEHYLRNQPMPLWMSQGIPAVDQEFELGY